In a genomic window of Flavobacterium crassostreae:
- the hisC gene encoding histidinol-phosphate transaminase, producing the protein MKNFDLNNLVRANVQTMKPYSSARDEFKDFDVAQMIFLDANENPYPNGVNRYPDPQQNSVKAVLAQQRNLKTDQVLLGNGSDEVLDLLFRAFCEPKVDNVITLPPTYGMYGVLANINAVENREILLSADFQPEVDAILAAVDAHTKIIFLCSPNNPTGNSFTDQSVVTLLQNFKGLVVVDEAYIDFSNKPSWLNELDEYPNLIITQTLSKAYGLAGIRLGIGYASGAIIAVLNKIKPPYNVNELTQQRALERLADTEKIQLEIDSIIIQREDLLKVVQEVAFVSKIYPTEANFVLIKVDDATKRYNQLIAKGIVIRNRTTQPLCENTLRLTIGTTEENKLLMEVLKSI; encoded by the coding sequence ATGAAAAATTTTGATTTAAATAATTTAGTTCGGGCGAATGTCCAAACCATGAAGCCGTATTCTTCGGCTCGGGATGAGTTTAAAGATTTTGATGTGGCTCAAATGATTTTTTTGGATGCCAACGAAAATCCGTATCCCAACGGGGTAAACCGGTATCCAGATCCTCAACAAAATAGTGTAAAGGCCGTTTTGGCCCAACAAAGAAACCTAAAAACAGATCAGGTTTTGCTTGGTAATGGTAGCGATGAGGTGTTGGATTTATTGTTTCGGGCTTTTTGTGAGCCCAAAGTAGATAACGTAATCACCTTGCCGCCTACTTATGGTATGTATGGGGTTTTGGCAAATATTAACGCTGTTGAGAATAGAGAAATACTACTTTCTGCAGATTTTCAGCCAGAGGTAGATGCCATACTTGCAGCGGTAGATGCGCATACTAAAATAATTTTTTTGTGTTCGCCAAACAATCCAACCGGAAACTCTTTTACAGACCAAAGTGTGGTTACGCTATTGCAAAATTTTAAGGGTTTAGTGGTTGTTGATGAGGCGTATATCGATTTTTCGAATAAACCAAGTTGGCTCAATGAATTAGACGAATATCCTAATTTGATTATCACACAAACACTTTCAAAAGCGTATGGTTTAGCAGGAATTCGTTTGGGAATAGGGTATGCTTCTGGGGCTATTATTGCGGTTTTAAATAAAATAAAACCACCCTACAATGTTAACGAATTGACCCAACAAAGGGCATTAGAACGGTTGGCGGACACAGAAAAAATACAACTTGAGATAGATTCTATTATTATTCAAAGAGAGGATTTGCTTAAGGTAGTGCAAGAAGTAGCTTTTGTTTCTAAAATTTACCCTACTGAAGCTAATTTTGTATTAATAAAAGTTGATGATGCCACAAAAAGATACAATCAATTAATTGCCAAAGGAATTGTTATTAGAAACAGAACCACCCAACCGCTTTGCGAGAACACCTTACGTTTGACTATTGGAACTACTGAAGAAAATAAACTGTTGATGGAAGTATTGAAATCAATATAA
- the pip gene encoding prolyl aminopeptidase, with translation MDFKEITKSGFLEVSAIHKLYYEVCGNPNGETILFLHGGPGAGFADRDKRFFNFEKQQVVFYDQRGASRSLPFGSIVENTTQHLVEDINKLLDFLNLDKVTMFGGSWGTALALIYAIQFPDKVKELLLRGVYIVDKESTEHFLEGGVAKEFPEVWKRFSQNVPKESNSSIIDYYLDKMQNGNTEEKKHFAYEWAFYEISIFKKGITSEEVDLILNQFPYESLSIMETHYLSKGCFIKDNYILDNLHVIDAIPMKIVHGKDDTICPVSVAIELKSRLKNCELYVVEGGHSDSEPEIETKLIELINKMY, from the coding sequence ATGGATTTCAAAGAAATTACAAAATCTGGTTTTTTAGAAGTAAGTGCTATTCATAAGTTATATTATGAAGTTTGTGGCAATCCTAATGGAGAGACTATTTTGTTTTTACATGGTGGTCCAGGTGCCGGTTTCGCAGATAGAGACAAAAGGTTTTTTAATTTTGAGAAACAACAAGTTGTGTTTTATGATCAAAGAGGAGCTTCAAGAAGTTTGCCTTTTGGGAGTATTGTAGAAAATACAACACAACATTTAGTTGAAGACATAAACAAATTGCTTGACTTTTTAAATCTTGACAAAGTAACAATGTTTGGAGGATCATGGGGTACCGCATTAGCACTCATATATGCAATTCAATTTCCAGACAAGGTTAAAGAGTTATTGTTGCGAGGTGTATATATTGTGGATAAAGAATCTACAGAACATTTTCTTGAAGGTGGTGTAGCTAAAGAATTTCCAGAGGTTTGGAAAAGATTTAGTCAAAACGTACCTAAAGAAAGTAACTCGTCAATTATAGATTACTATTTAGATAAAATGCAAAATGGTAATACTGAAGAAAAAAAACATTTTGCTTATGAATGGGCTTTTTATGAAATATCCATTTTTAAAAAGGGAATTACAAGTGAGGAAGTTGATTTGATTTTAAATCAATTTCCCTACGAGTCGCTATCAATTATGGAAACACACTATTTATCTAAAGGTTGTTTTATAAAGGACAATTACATTTTGGATAATCTGCACGTGATTGATGCAATTCCAATGAAAATTGTTCATGGAAAAGACGATACTATTTGCCCTGTGAGTGTTGCAATTGAGTTAAAGTCAAGATTAAAAAATTGTGAGTTGTATGTTGTCGAAGGAGGACACTCCGATTCAGAACCTGAAATTGAAACAAAGTTGATTGAGTTAATAAATAAAATGTATTGA
- the hisIE gene encoding bifunctional phosphoribosyl-AMP cyclohydrolase/phosphoribosyl-ATP diphosphatase HisIE, whose product MNIDFSKSAHGLLPAIIQDSQTKAVLMLGYMNAEAYQKTIDTQKVTFFSRSKQRLWTKGEESGNFLNLVDIKNDCDGDTLLIQAQPVGPTCHTGADTCWQTQNKADYGFISDLEQTIQTRRENADSEKSYVASLFQLGINKIAQKVGEEAVEVVIEAKDDNDDLFLSESADLLFHYLILLQAKGFTLEDVVTVLKSRQK is encoded by the coding sequence ATGAATATCGATTTTTCAAAAAGTGCACACGGATTACTTCCGGCGATAATACAAGACAGCCAAACAAAAGCAGTTTTAATGTTAGGGTACATGAATGCAGAGGCGTATCAAAAGACAATAGACACACAAAAAGTAACCTTTTTTAGCCGTTCCAAACAACGACTTTGGACCAAAGGCGAGGAGAGTGGTAATTTTTTGAACTTGGTGGATATAAAAAACGATTGTGATGGCGATACCTTATTGATCCAAGCCCAACCAGTTGGACCAACATGCCATACTGGTGCGGACACCTGCTGGCAAACCCAAAACAAAGCGGATTATGGCTTTATCTCTGATTTGGAACAAACCATCCAAACCAGAAGAGAAAATGCAGATTCTGAGAAGAGTTATGTAGCTTCTTTGTTCCAATTAGGAATAAATAAAATTGCTCAAAAAGTAGGCGAAGAAGCCGTAGAGGTAGTTATTGAGGCCAAAGATGATAACGATGATTTGTTCTTGAGTGAGAGTGCAGATTTGTTATTTCATTATTTGATTTTGCTTCAAGCCAAAGGATTTACATTGGAAGATGTTGTTACGGTTTTAAAAAGCCGTCAGAAATAA
- the hisF gene encoding imidazole glycerol phosphate synthase subunit HisF has protein sequence MLTKRIIPCLDIKNGRTVKGVNFVDLRDAGDPVELAKKYSEEGADELVFLDISATEERRKTLVDLVRKVAATINIPFTVGGGISSVEDVEILLQNGADKVSINSSAVKNPQLITDLANKFGSQCVVVAIDAKQIDGQWMVHLVGGKVPTERNLFDWAVEVAKRGAGEILFTSMDNDGTKNGFANAALAKLATLINIPIIASGGAGNMQHFVDTFIEGKADAALAASVFHFKEIEIKTLKQELRNHTIAVRL, from the coding sequence ATGTTAACAAAAAGAATAATCCCCTGTTTGGATATAAAAAATGGGCGTACCGTAAAAGGCGTAAATTTTGTAGATTTGCGAGATGCGGGTGATCCGGTAGAATTAGCCAAAAAATATTCGGAGGAAGGAGCCGACGAGTTGGTTTTTTTGGATATATCTGCCACCGAAGAACGCCGCAAAACCTTAGTGGATTTGGTGCGTAAAGTAGCCGCTACGATCAATATTCCGTTTACAGTTGGGGGTGGTATCTCTTCGGTAGAAGATGTGGAGATCTTATTGCAAAATGGAGCGGATAAAGTTTCTATTAACTCTTCTGCCGTCAAAAACCCACAGTTAATTACGGATTTGGCCAATAAATTTGGAAGCCAATGTGTGGTAGTAGCCATTGATGCCAAACAAATAGACGGGCAGTGGATGGTGCATTTAGTTGGCGGAAAAGTACCTACCGAACGAAATTTATTTGATTGGGCTGTAGAAGTAGCCAAAAGAGGAGCAGGAGAAATCTTGTTTACCTCTATGGACAATGACGGCACCAAAAACGGTTTTGCTAATGCCGCTTTGGCCAAATTAGCAACTTTAATTAATATTCCGATAATCGCTTCGGGTGGAGCAGGCAATATGCAGCATTTTGTAGATACTTTTATAGAAGGAAAGGCAGACGCGGCATTGGCAGCAAGTGTATTTCATTTTAAAGAAATTGAAATCAAGACCTTGAAACAAGAATTAAGAAACCATACTATCGCAGTGCGATTATAA
- the hisA gene encoding 1-(5-phosphoribosyl)-5-[(5-phosphoribosylamino)methylideneamino]imidazole-4-carboxamide isomerase, which yields MRIIPAIDIIDGKCVRLSKGDYNTKIIYNENPLEVAKEFEAHGMEYLHLVDLDGAKSSKIVNYKILEQLASQTSLKIDFGGGLKSDADLKIAFESGANQITGGSIAVKNRAIFEKWIAQYGADKIILGADANNEKVAVSGWLEESKEDLVPFIQDYQANGIQYVICTDIAKDGMLEGPSFDLYAKILAEAPGIKLIASGGISTFDELPKLAELGCEGTIIGKAIYEARISMKQLERYILSSN from the coding sequence ATGAGAATAATACCAGCTATAGACATCATTGACGGAAAGTGTGTGCGCTTATCCAAAGGAGATTACAACACCAAAATTATATACAACGAAAACCCGCTTGAAGTTGCCAAAGAATTTGAAGCACACGGAATGGAATACTTGCATTTAGTGGACTTAGATGGTGCCAAATCAAGTAAAATTGTTAATTATAAAATACTAGAACAACTTGCTTCTCAAACCAGCTTGAAAATAGATTTTGGTGGCGGCTTAAAATCGGATGCGGATCTAAAAATTGCTTTTGAAAGTGGTGCCAACCAAATTACTGGTGGGAGTATTGCCGTAAAAAACAGAGCTATTTTTGAAAAATGGATTGCGCAGTATGGTGCAGATAAAATTATTTTGGGTGCGGATGCAAACAACGAAAAAGTTGCCGTTTCAGGATGGTTAGAAGAATCTAAGGAAGATTTGGTTCCATTTATTCAGGATTATCAAGCCAATGGAATTCAGTACGTGATTTGTACCGATATTGCAAAAGACGGTATGCTAGAAGGCCCCAGTTTTGATCTGTATGCAAAAATTTTGGCAGAAGCTCCAGGTATTAAATTAATTGCCTCTGGTGGTATTTCGACCTTTGATGAATTGCCTAAATTGGCCGAGTTAGGTTGTGAGGGAACCATTATTGGAAAAGCGATTTATGAAGCAAGGATTTCGATGAAACAATTGGAGCGTTATATTTTAAGTAGTAACTGA
- the hisG gene encoding ATP phosphoribosyltransferase, which yields MSTLKIAIQKSGRLNEDSIQILKDCGISINNGIDQLKAEASNFPLEVLYLRNSDIPQYLIDGVVDIAIVGDNLLVEKGKGIQVVQKLGFSKCKVSVAVPKTFQYNSIQDLNGLRIATSYPNTVIEYFNSFGVTVDIHQISGSVEIAPNIGLADAIVDIVSSGSTLFKNNLKEVEIILKSEAVLAVSPKVTPEVQKLIDTLKFRIESVLRARKSKYILMNVPNDKIEEVGKILPVLRSLTVLPLAQEGWSSVHSVIDKDTFWEVIDQLKEAGAEGILICPIEKMVL from the coding sequence ATGAGTACATTAAAAATTGCCATCCAAAAATCCGGACGTTTAAACGAAGACAGTATCCAAATTCTAAAAGACTGTGGTATTTCTATCAACAACGGTATAGACCAATTAAAAGCCGAAGCATCCAACTTTCCGTTAGAGGTTTTGTATTTGCGAAACTCAGATATCCCACAATATTTAATTGATGGCGTAGTAGATATTGCTATTGTAGGCGATAATTTATTGGTAGAAAAAGGAAAAGGAATTCAGGTGGTTCAAAAACTGGGTTTTTCAAAATGTAAAGTCTCGGTAGCAGTACCCAAAACATTTCAGTACAATTCTATCCAAGATTTAAACGGATTGCGCATTGCGACGTCTTATCCTAATACCGTTATAGAATATTTTAACTCTTTTGGTGTTACGGTAGATATTCACCAAATATCTGGTTCTGTAGAAATTGCACCTAATATTGGTCTTGCAGATGCTATTGTAGATATTGTTTCTAGCGGAAGCACCCTATTCAAGAACAATTTGAAAGAAGTAGAAATTATATTAAAAAGCGAAGCCGTTTTGGCAGTTTCACCAAAGGTAACTCCAGAGGTGCAAAAATTAATTGATACTTTAAAATTCCGGATAGAATCCGTACTAAGAGCCAGAAAATCCAAGTACATCTTGATGAATGTACCCAATGATAAAATTGAAGAAGTAGGTAAAATTTTGCCAGTATTGCGTAGTCTAACCGTATTGCCGTTAGCCCAAGAAGGATGGAGTAGTGTACACTCTGTAATTGATAAAGATACTTTTTGGGAAGTAATTGACCAATTAAAAGAGGCTGGAGCCGAAGGGATTTTAATTTGTCCAATTGAAAAAATGGTACTGTAA
- the hisD gene encoding histidinol dehydrogenase, which yields MNKIYEPKPNTWAAILERPTKTVDDIELTVKEIFKEVQKKGDEAVAKYTSVFDGVLVENLEVSEQEIKSAVAAVPTQLKEAIQLAKSNIEKFHVAQKTAKIEVETVAGVQCWQEKRPIQKIGLYIPGGTAPLFSTVLMLAVPATIAGCKEIVLCSPPDKNGSINSAILYAAQLCGVTKILKVGGIQAIAGMTFGTQTIPKVYKIFGPGNQYVTVAKQLATQFGVAIDMPAGPSELLVMADATAVPAFVASDLLSQAEHGMDSQVILVSTSKKMMDAVEEEIQMQLELLPRKAIAEKAIANSKLIFVENDTIALDLINEYGPEHFIVCAANEAFYTNGIENAGSVFIGNYTPESAGDYASGTNHTLPTNGYAKNYSGVNLDSFMKSMTFQKISEKGIQNIGNAIEIMAEAEGLQAHKNAVTLRLKSLE from the coding sequence ATGAACAAAATATACGAACCAAAACCCAATACATGGGCAGCTATTTTAGAGCGACCTACTAAAACAGTTGACGATATCGAACTTACCGTAAAAGAAATCTTTAAGGAAGTTCAAAAAAAAGGGGACGAAGCTGTAGCAAAATATACATCGGTTTTTGACGGAGTGCTTGTTGAAAATTTAGAGGTTTCAGAACAAGAAATTAAAAGTGCCGTTGCTGCTGTCCCAACCCAATTAAAAGAGGCGATACAGTTGGCAAAAAGCAATATCGAGAAATTTCATGTTGCCCAAAAAACAGCCAAAATAGAAGTAGAAACAGTTGCAGGCGTGCAATGTTGGCAAGAAAAAAGACCCATCCAAAAAATTGGTCTGTACATTCCGGGTGGTACCGCACCCTTGTTCTCTACAGTTTTGATGCTAGCAGTACCAGCAACTATTGCGGGTTGCAAAGAGATTGTTTTGTGCTCTCCTCCGGACAAAAATGGATCCATTAACTCGGCAATTTTGTATGCGGCACAACTCTGTGGCGTTACTAAAATACTAAAAGTTGGCGGAATTCAAGCCATTGCAGGGATGACCTTTGGAACCCAAACCATACCCAAAGTATACAAAATATTTGGACCAGGAAACCAATATGTTACCGTTGCAAAACAATTGGCAACGCAATTTGGAGTTGCCATTGATATGCCAGCTGGACCTTCAGAATTGTTAGTGATGGCAGATGCTACTGCGGTTCCGGCTTTTGTAGCTTCGGATTTATTATCTCAGGCAGAACACGGCATGGATAGCCAAGTAATCTTGGTTTCGACCTCAAAAAAAATGATGGATGCCGTCGAAGAAGAAATTCAAATGCAATTAGAATTATTGCCCCGCAAAGCCATAGCCGAAAAAGCCATAGCCAACTCCAAATTAATCTTTGTCGAAAACGATACCATTGCCTTGGATTTAATCAACGAATATGGCCCAGAGCATTTTATTGTATGTGCTGCCAACGAGGCTTTTTATACCAACGGAATCGAAAATGCAGGCTCCGTTTTTATAGGGAATTATACCCCAGAGAGTGCTGGAGACTATGCTTCTGGAACCAATCATACTTTGCCAACAAACGGTTACGCTAAGAATTATAGCGGGGTTAACTTAGATAGTTTTATGAAATCCATGACTTTCCAAAAGATTTCTGAAAAAGGAATTCAGAACATTGGAAATGCTATCGAAATCATGGCTGAAGCTGAAGGATTGCAAGCGCACAAAAATGCAGTAACTTTGAGATTGAAGAGTTTAGAATAA
- a CDS encoding leucyl aminopeptidase family protein, producing MKTKHTASLKDFSGTVLVPVFETTAQNLIPIQFEGLEISSKVFFGKKDTYYLAEKNGTTYVFIGLGKETEYKSLKNSFRRIASKEKDFFAKTIALVLPKELVDHQVEALILGLFLATYSLGHYKKEKTHPFLKSDFVLEIVSSNQYTASIEKALKIARAQLETLRLVDLPPNKITPKYLAEWATATGNKYGFSTTVLGKEACEIEQLGAFLAVGKGSQNEPQFVIMTYAPKTAAPNLQHLGLVGKGVTFDTGGLNIKTAGMLDMKSDMAGAAAVFGAMQLIADLQVPIRVTAVVPCAENAVSSTSFLPSDVIKSYSGNSIEIIDTDAEGRLLLADGLSYLIKNFHPDYVVDIATLTGSSIGTFGHECAALFTNNSLVSASLQQAGDSIGERMWPLPLWEAYDTDITSEIADVRNYSGKPMAGAITAAKFLEYFTQKHPAWAHLDIAGVAYGNDEFAKSKHATAYGVHLLTKFAENL from the coding sequence ATGAAAACAAAACACACCGCTAGTTTAAAAGATTTTTCAGGAACCGTTTTGGTTCCGGTATTTGAAACCACTGCCCAGAATTTAATTCCGATTCAATTTGAGGGACTAGAGATCTCTTCTAAAGTGTTTTTTGGTAAAAAAGACACCTATTATCTTGCCGAGAAAAACGGTACCACGTATGTTTTTATAGGATTAGGTAAAGAAACGGAATACAAATCACTAAAAAATAGTTTTCGTAGAATTGCCTCCAAAGAGAAAGATTTTTTTGCAAAAACAATTGCCTTAGTTTTGCCTAAAGAATTGGTAGATCACCAAGTAGAAGCACTAATTTTAGGTTTGTTTTTGGCAACCTATAGCTTGGGTCATTATAAAAAGGAAAAAACACATCCTTTTTTGAAATCGGATTTTGTATTAGAAATAGTCTCTTCAAACCAATATACTGCAAGTATAGAGAAAGCCCTAAAAATTGCTCGTGCACAATTAGAAACGCTACGACTAGTAGACTTGCCACCTAATAAGATTACTCCAAAATATTTAGCAGAATGGGCAACAGCAACTGGCAATAAATATGGTTTTAGTACTACAGTTTTGGGCAAAGAAGCCTGTGAAATAGAACAATTGGGAGCTTTTCTGGCGGTAGGCAAAGGCAGTCAAAATGAACCTCAGTTTGTCATTATGACCTATGCTCCCAAAACAGCAGCTCCAAACCTCCAACACCTAGGACTTGTAGGCAAAGGGGTAACCTTTGACACTGGTGGCTTGAATATTAAAACTGCTGGAATGCTAGACATGAAGAGTGATATGGCTGGTGCTGCTGCTGTTTTTGGTGCCATGCAACTAATTGCAGATTTGCAAGTACCAATACGCGTTACAGCTGTTGTGCCTTGTGCAGAAAACGCAGTGAGTAGCACGTCTTTTTTGCCTAGTGATGTTATCAAGAGCTACAGCGGTAATTCTATCGAAATTATAGATACAGATGCTGAAGGCCGATTGCTGTTGGCTGATGGATTATCGTATTTGATTAAAAACTTCCATCCGGATTATGTGGTAGACATTGCCACACTAACCGGAAGCAGCATAGGTACATTTGGGCACGAATGTGCCGCCTTGTTTACAAACAATTCTTTAGTTTCGGCAAGCCTGCAACAAGCAGGAGACAGCATTGGGGAGCGCATGTGGCCGTTGCCATTGTGGGAGGCCTATGATACAGATATAACCAGCGAAATTGCAGATGTACGCAACTATAGTGGCAAACCAATGGCAGGAGCTATTACAGCAGCAAAGTTTTTAGAATATTTTACTCAAAAACACCCTGCTTGGGCTCATTTGGATATTGCAGGAGTTGCATACGGAAATGATGAATTTGCCAAAAGCAAGCACGCCACGGCATATGGAGTCCATTTGCTGACTAAATTTGCAGAAAATCTATAG
- the hisH gene encoding imidazole glycerol phosphate synthase subunit HisH, whose translation MKLVIIDYGAGNIQSIMFALERLGYKAVLSKDPAEIKAADKVIFPGVGEASSAMKMLLASGLDTLIPTLTQPVLGICLGMQLMCTKTEEGNTKGLGIFEVDVLKFSDKVKVPQMGWNTIYNLQSDLFKGIAEQEYMYLVHSFYAPACAAAIATTNYDVEYASALQKNNFYGTQFHPEKSGDVGEKILSNFLAL comes from the coding sequence ATGAAACTAGTAATAATAGACTACGGAGCAGGAAATATTCAGAGTATTATGTTTGCTTTGGAAAGATTGGGATATAAGGCGGTTTTGAGTAAGGATCCAGCCGAGATAAAAGCGGCAGATAAAGTGATTTTTCCGGGTGTGGGTGAGGCGAGTTCTGCCATGAAAATGCTTTTGGCTAGTGGTTTGGATACGTTGATCCCTACCTTGACCCAGCCTGTATTGGGGATTTGTTTGGGGATGCAATTGATGTGTACTAAAACCGAAGAGGGAAATACAAAAGGATTGGGAATATTTGAGGTGGATGTGCTTAAATTTTCGGATAAAGTAAAAGTGCCTCAAATGGGTTGGAATACGATTTATAATTTGCAATCGGATTTATTTAAGGGCATTGCAGAGCAGGAGTACATGTATTTGGTACATAGTTTTTATGCGCCTGCTTGTGCTGCAGCTATTGCAACAACAAATTATGATGTTGAATATGCTTCGGCATTACAAAAAAACAATTTTTACGGAACTCAATTTCATCCCGAAAAGAGTGGTGATGTGGGAGAAAAAATTCTGAGCAATTTTTTAGCTCTCTAA
- the hisB gene encoding bifunctional histidinol-phosphatase/imidazoleglycerol-phosphate dehydratase HisB yields the protein MKKVLFIDRDGTIVLEPDGYQLDSLEKLEFYPKAFQYLAKIASELDYELVMVTNQDGLGTASFPEDTFWPTQNFILKAFENEGVLFDAVFVDRSFPEDNAPTRKPRTGMLTQYIDNPAYDLANSLVLGDRLTDVELAKNLGAKAVFMNASEGAGSTEIASKREELDAVIALQSTDWKVIYEFLKLEARSATIARKTNETDIYINLNLDGTGKSKIETGIAFFDHMLDQIARHGQMDLEILVRGDLEVDEHHTIEDTAIALGEVFAKALGNKLGIERYGFCLPMDDCLAQVAIDFGGRNWLVWETEFKREMVGKMPTEMFLHFFKSFSDGAKANINIKAEGDNEHHKIEAIFKAFAKAIKVAVKRDTEKMILPSTKGML from the coding sequence ATGAAAAAAGTACTTTTTATAGATCGGGATGGAACGATTGTTTTGGAACCAGATGGTTATCAGTTGGATAGTCTTGAAAAATTAGAATTTTATCCTAAGGCGTTTCAGTATTTGGCTAAAATTGCCTCAGAATTAGACTACGAATTGGTGATGGTAACTAATCAGGATGGGTTGGGTACGGCTAGTTTTCCGGAGGATACGTTCTGGCCGACGCAAAATTTTATTCTAAAAGCGTTTGAAAACGAAGGGGTGTTGTTTGATGCGGTTTTTGTGGACCGTTCTTTTCCGGAAGATAATGCGCCTACTCGCAAGCCTAGAACAGGTATGTTGACTCAATATATAGACAATCCGGCGTATGATTTGGCAAACTCTTTGGTTTTAGGTGACCGTTTGACGGATGTAGAGTTGGCCAAAAATTTGGGAGCCAAAGCGGTGTTTATGAATGCGTCTGAAGGTGCTGGAAGTACTGAAATAGCCTCCAAAAGAGAGGAGTTGGATGCGGTTATTGCATTGCAATCTACCGATTGGAAAGTTATTTATGAGTTTTTGAAACTCGAGGCTAGATCGGCTACAATTGCTCGAAAAACGAACGAAACCGATATTTATATTAACTTGAACTTGGATGGAACCGGAAAAAGTAAAATTGAAACCGGGATTGCATTTTTTGATCATATGTTAGATCAAATTGCGCGTCATGGGCAAATGGATTTGGAGATTTTGGTTAGAGGAGATTTAGAAGTGGATGAACACCACACCATTGAAGATACTGCCATTGCCCTTGGAGAAGTTTTTGCAAAAGCGTTAGGAAACAAACTTGGGATTGAAAGATATGGGTTTTGCCTGCCAATGGACGATTGTTTGGCGCAGGTGGCTATTGATTTTGGGGGTAGAAATTGGTTGGTTTGGGAAACCGAATTTAAACGCGAAATGGTAGGAAAAATGCCTACGGAGATGTTTTTGCATTTTTTTAAATCGTTTTCGGATGGTGCTAAAGCAAACATCAACATCAAAGCCGAAGGGGATAATGAACACCATAAGATTGAGGCTATTTTTAAGGCTTTTGCCAAAGCGATAAAGGTGGCTGTAAAACGCGATACCGAAAAGATGATTTTGCCTTCAACTAAAGGAATGCTGTAA